From Cherax quadricarinatus isolate ZL_2023a chromosome 95, ASM3850222v1, whole genome shotgun sequence, the proteins below share one genomic window:
- the LOC128703917 gene encoding uncharacterized protein isoform X1, with amino-acid sequence MFSTCPVLVRKPDTTVMAFQYKRKVLFEDGKNTTYCYVRIKPAMRTDESTQQLPSTSRAGQVEDKTPEKMVITREQRLRMERSYQRALRIREERMARNAENAKNPVVDNSAEDDGVISINSRGYEVRPLHNDGQRILANVPEPPKFKDGRPYCIHCSQLFDTSYYYDFFEIRTCEQCRKKNL; translated from the exons ATGTTCAGTACCTGTCCAGTACTTGTG AGAAAGCCTGATACAACAGTGATGGCTTTTCAGTATAAGAGAAAGGTTTTGTTTGAAGATGGAAAAAACACAACCTACTGCTATGTCAGGATCAAACCGGCGATGAGGACAGATGAGAGTACACAACAGTTACCAAGTACTTCTCGTGCTGGACAAGTGGAGGACAAGACACCAGAAAAAATGGTCATAACCAGAGAACAGCGTTTACGAATGGAACGAAGTTATCAGAGAGCACTCAGGATTAGGGAGGAGAGGATGGCAAGAAATGCAGAGAATGCTAAAAA cCCGGTAGTGGACAACTCAGCAGAA GATGATGGGGTGATCAGCATTAATTCTCGTGGCTATGAAGTACGGCCTTTGCACAATGATGGACAG AGGATTCTAGCAAATGTACCAGAACCCCCCAAGTTCAAGGATGGCCGTCCCTACTGCATACACTGTTCCCAGCTGTTTGATACTTCATATTACTATGACTTTTTCGAAATTCGTACATGTGAACAGTGCAGGAAGAAGAATCTGTAA
- the LOC128703917 gene encoding uncharacterized protein isoform X2 — protein sequence MAFQYKRKVLFEDGKNTTYCYVRIKPAMRTDESTQQLPSTSRAGQVEDKTPEKMVITREQRLRMERSYQRALRIREERMARNAENAKNPVVDNSAEDDGVISINSRGYEVRPLHNDGQRILANVPEPPKFKDGRPYCIHCSQLFDTSYYYDFFEIRTCEQCRKKNL from the exons ATGGCTTTTCAGTATAAGAGAAAGGTTTTGTTTGAAGATGGAAAAAACACAACCTACTGCTATGTCAGGATCAAACCGGCGATGAGGACAGATGAGAGTACACAACAGTTACCAAGTACTTCTCGTGCTGGACAAGTGGAGGACAAGACACCAGAAAAAATGGTCATAACCAGAGAACAGCGTTTACGAATGGAACGAAGTTATCAGAGAGCACTCAGGATTAGGGAGGAGAGGATGGCAAGAAATGCAGAGAATGCTAAAAA cCCGGTAGTGGACAACTCAGCAGAA GATGATGGGGTGATCAGCATTAATTCTCGTGGCTATGAAGTACGGCCTTTGCACAATGATGGACAG AGGATTCTAGCAAATGTACCAGAACCCCCCAAGTTCAAGGATGGCCGTCCCTACTGCATACACTGTTCCCAGCTGTTTGATACTTCATATTACTATGACTTTTTCGAAATTCGTACATGTGAACAGTGCAGGAAGAAGAATCTGTAA